The proteins below come from a single Sinorhizobium fredii genomic window:
- a CDS encoding type IV toxin-antitoxin system AbiEi family antitoxin domain-containing protein codes for MSGQSETKLKQLLQQVPPGFLVDSGWMTRHAISRQSVSGYLKQGWLEPVMSGVYRRPFSSDTNPEAVGGWKIPLLSAVWLMRHKFHVGGASSLSLRGHAHYLSFGGEFTLYLYGSDIPAWLSKLRTDADVKTRSNVLFGEGTTGVENADFDLSNDEDPELTQSPWRWPMPMSSPERAILEMLDEVPRGESFHKVDVAFESLANLRPRLLTTLLTLCRSIKTKRLFFVFADKHNHAWRRHIDISSIDLGKGDRALTPGGRLHPIYRITIPTDLMPKETPHGP; via the coding sequence ATGAGTGGACAATCAGAGACAAAGCTAAAGCAGCTCCTCCAGCAAGTTCCCCCTGGCTTCCTGGTGGACTCGGGGTGGATGACTCGTCATGCCATCTCGCGGCAATCCGTCTCAGGCTATCTCAAACAGGGCTGGCTCGAGCCGGTCATGTCGGGCGTGTACCGCCGCCCGTTTTCCTCGGATACCAATCCAGAAGCCGTCGGAGGCTGGAAAATACCCCTGCTCTCGGCCGTCTGGCTCATGCGACATAAATTTCATGTCGGCGGGGCGAGTTCGCTCTCCCTGCGGGGACATGCCCATTACCTGTCGTTTGGTGGCGAATTCACCCTCTACCTCTACGGATCCGATATCCCAGCTTGGCTATCGAAGCTGCGAACGGACGCCGATGTGAAGACTAGGAGCAACGTCCTGTTCGGCGAAGGAACGACCGGAGTCGAAAACGCAGATTTCGACCTTTCCAACGACGAGGATCCGGAGCTCACGCAAAGCCCATGGCGCTGGCCGATGCCGATGTCCTCGCCCGAACGCGCGATTCTCGAAATGCTCGACGAGGTCCCGAGGGGCGAAAGCTTCCACAAGGTCGACGTGGCGTTCGAAAGCCTCGCCAACCTGCGCCCGAGATTGCTGACGACGCTCCTCACCCTATGCCGGAGCATAAAAACCAAACGCCTCTTCTTCGTGTTTGCCGACAAGCATAATCATGCTTGGCGCCGGCACATCGACATCTCGTCCATCGATCTCGGCAAGGGCGACCGGGCTCTAACACCGGGCGGCCGGCTGCACCCCATCTACCGCATCACAATCCCGACCGACTTGATGCCAAAGGAGACCCCGCATGGCCCGTGA